In Chloroflexota bacterium, the sequence AGCGGTCAGTGGTCAGCAAAATATAATTACTGAAAACTGAATACTGATAACTGGCTCTTACAGTTGCGGGACAGCGCCGGACTTGCCTGCACACACTCAACAAGCTCACCGACTTCGCTTTTAAGCCCACCCATCCGGGGGTTAGGGCACCTCAGTCCATGGATATGCAATTGACAAATATTGTACCGCAGATTTTTTTACCGGCCATGAATAAGCACTCAGAAAGCACCTGACAATGCTCCTGTACGCGACCTGTATCCTGCGTTAAAATGAAGGTTGCTACGGAGTAAAAATCCCAAATCATGAAAAACAAAACGATTATTCTTCTTGCCCTCCTGACACTTATCATTAACGGAACAGGTTGCACTACCCAGACCCCCGAAGTTCACCTGAAGGTTGAATCCTTGCATGAAATATGGCATTTTGATGCCCAACAAAGGATTTTGCAGCCGCCAGTAAGTATTCACGAAATTGTCACCCTGATTACTGCAGGGCAAACACTGATCACCCTGGATGCAATATCTGGCGAAGAAAAATGGCGTCTGGATACTCCGGCGCAACTCTGGTCCGGCAGCCTCACCACCACCCTCGATGCTGTGACGCTGGCAGGCCAAGACGGGCGCGTCTTCGCGCTAAGCCAAAAGCGCGGCATCCCCGAATGGGAGATCGGCATCGGTGGCGAAGCTCAAACTGCCCCCCTGCTCGACCGCTATATCCTCTTCGTCAGCGCCACACCCTTCGAGAATAGCGCCCAAAATGCCATTGTATATGCACTAAATGCCGCTACAGGCGCGGGGTTATGGGAATTCGAATCTCGCAGCGCAAGCCTCACCCGGGCAGCGCGCGGCGGAGACTGGCTCTATGTGGGCAGCAGCACACCGGGCGATGCCACCCTCTATGCGCTTTCTGCCGCAGAAGGGACTCAACAATGGGCAAATCAAACCCTGGAAGGAAAGCTGCTCTTTATTACAGCAAATGCCGAAAGCGTCGTCGTCCACAACTCAGAGAATCAACTCACTGCGCTGGATGCAGCCACGGGCGAAATTCAATGGCAGGCGCAACCTGCGGAACCCCTCATCTGGATGCACATCGAGGACGATCTGCTCTTGCTCGCTGCCGAGAATCAGCTCATGGGGTGGCGCATCGACGACGGTTCCCCCCAATGGCAAGCTGACCTCGATTACCCCCTCATCACCCCTCCCATCTTGGATGATGCGCGGCTCCTGATCCTGATGGAAAACGGTGAACTGCGAGCCTACGCGGTCAGCACCGGAGAGCTTGAGTCCAGTTTCCAAAGTAAGATTGCCGCGCCAACCGGCATGACTATCAACGGCAACCGGATTTTTATTGTCAATCAACAAGGGCAGATTTTCGCCTTTGACAGCAACGAATAGTACCGCCATCCTGCCCAAGCGAGGAGCACACATGCCAACAAAAGAAAACCAGCCCGCCTCCGTAAACCTGCTTACCTTTCTGGTTGGGCATAGCCACTCTGCCTGGATGCAACTCACCGTCGGGCTGACGCTCAGCGCGCTGGTGCTGATCTCGGCTTCGATGGCTGTGCGCGGTCTGCCGATCAGACCCTATAAAGAGCAAGGCCTATGGATCATCGCTTTTCTGCTTTCGGCCTGGTTTTTCACTAAACCCGCACTCGAGGCTGTCGTAAAAAACCTGCAATCGTTGACAGACACCGCGGATGTAGAAGCGGCGCTCGCCCAATTTTCCGCGCCCAGACATCAGCGCATCGGATGGGCAATCTATGCGTTTGGGGCTGTGCTGGGCTTTTTGGAACATTTCCGCTTTCTATTCATCGAAGATACCCCGCTGCTGCATCATGTACTCTATTTCATTCTGGGGATACTAGTTTTTGCCGTGATTGCCGGTTATTTGCACACTACTTTTACCAGTGTGCGGTTAATCACTCATCTGGTGCAAAAAACGCGCCCCTCCAATGTATACGACCCATCGCCCTTTAAACCAGTCGCCCAATGGAGCCTGGCGATTTCGCTGACGATCATTGGTGTACTAACTCTGTCGGTGCTGGGTTCGGGCGAACTCCGTGCCGATCCGGTGCAATGGGGGGCGCGGATTTTCTTTCTCCTATTTGCCGGGGTTTCATTTTTTGCCGCCATGTGGAGTACCCACAAGGTGATGGCACAAAACAAGCAAAAAGAAATTGCACGGATAACTACTGTGCTGGCTGAACTCCACCAAGAATTGATGCAAGCCCTCGCCCAACGTCAGCTTGATGAGGTTAAATCGCTTGCCAACCTCAGCGACACTCTGAATACGCATAGAGCATCGCTGGAGGCCATTCAAGATTGGCCCTACACAACCCGAAATATCCGCAGTCTGATCGGCTCAGCCGTCATTCCGATTGCTATCAGCATCGTTAAAGCGTTTATTGATTAATCCTGACAGACAAACCTAATAGGCCAACATGCACACTGAACTCACAACCTACCTCGATGAACAACTCCCCAATTTTCTGGATATATTGCGCCGAATGGTCGCAATCAATAGCTATACTGGCAACCCCGAGGGGGTCAATCGCCTGGCAGACTTCACCGCCGAAATTTTCGCTCCGTTGGGTTTTCAGGCCCGGCGCGTGCAGGCAGAAAACCCGGACTACGGCAAGCATCTCATCCTAACTCGACCGGGCAGTTCGAAAAAGAAAATCGGCATGATCTCGCATCTGGATACGGTATTTCCACCCGATGAAGAGATCGCCAACGATTTCTGTTGGCACGAATCCCGCGACCGGTTGTATGGCCCAGGCACAAATGACATCAAGGGGGGCACGGTGATGATGCTGATGGTGCTGGAAGCTTTGCAAAAATTTGCGCCCAATGAATTCGATACCATCACCTGGGTGCTGCTGTTCAACGCCGCGGAGGAACGCCTCTCCCCTGATTTCGGTGGGCTTTGCCAAAAAGAATTGCCATCCGATACTCTGGCGGCGCTAGTTTTTGAGGCCGGGGTGCGCACCAAAACCGGCTTCCAATTGGTGACTGCCCGTAAAGGGCGCGCGACCTATAAGGTTGATGTGGAAGGAAAAGCATCACACGCCGGTTCAAGCCACCCCGAGGGCGCCAACGCCATTGTCCAGATGGCGCACACCGTACAGCAAATTGCCGCCCTGACCGATTATGCGCAAGACCTGACCTTCAACGTAGGCGCCATCTCAGGGGGCACGGTGGTCAACCGCGTGCCACACCAGGCTCAGGCCACCGTCGAGATGCGCGCTTTCTCCAAAGAAGTGTTTAACACAGGGGTTCAGAATATACTGGGTTTACAACATCAGACCCAGGTCTCCAATCACAATGGCAGCTACCACTGCTCGGTGGCAATCCAGCTCAGCGAGCAATCTGCACCCTGGCCGCAAAACGCAGGTACAGAAATGTTGCTCGCGGTATGGCAGGCCGCGGGGGACGACTTAGGCATTCCCGTGGAGCGCGAAGCGCGCGGCGGCCTGAGTGACGGCAACGCCATTTGGCACGCCATGCCCACTATTGATGGCCTGGGGCCATATGGCGCCAACGCGCATTGCTCCGAGCGCAGTCCCGACGGCAGCAAAGACCAGGAGTTTGCCAACAAATCTTCGTTTGTGCCGAAGGCGCTGTTGAACAGTATTGCGATCCTGAAACTGATCCAAGCAGAGAATTCATCCAAATAACGTCAGACGTCCGACGCAGCAAAGGAGGCATCATGTCGAAATATATCGCCGCCATCGACCAGGGCACCACCAGCACGCGTTGTATGCTCTTCAACCGTCGCGGGGAAGTCGTCAGCGTGGCCCAAAAAGAGCATAAACAAATTTATCCGCAGCCCGGCTGGGTGGAACATGATCCGCTCGAAATTTGGCAGCGAACGCAAGAAGTTGTCACGGAAGCGGTAAGTGGGCAGCCGTCAGCGGTTAGCGCGGTCGGCATTACGAATCAACGCGAAACCACTCTCGTCTGGAACCGCCACACCGGCCAACCCTACTATAACGCCATTGTCTGGCAAGACACGCGCACCAAAGAAATTTGCGACCAACTCGCCCAAGATGGCGGGCAAGACCGCTTCCGCGCCCAAACCGGCTTGCCCCTGGCGACCTATTTTTCCGGCCCAAAAATCAAATGGCTGCTCGACAACGTCGACGGCCTGCGCGCCGCCGCCGAAGCCGGGGAGGCCATTTTCGGCAATATGGATAGTTGGCTGATCTGGAACTTGACCGGCGCGCACGTCACCGATGTGACCAACGCCAGCCGCACGCTGTTGATGAATTTGGAAACCCTGGATTGGGACGACGAAATCTTGCAGATTCTCGACATCCCCAAGGCGATGCTGCCCAAAATCGTGCCGTCCAGCGACCCTGAAACCTGGGGGGCTACTGCGCCCGATGGCCCCTTCGGGGCGTCCATCCCCGTGTGCGGCGATCTGGGCGACCAGCAAGCCGCCCTCGTCGGCCAGACCTGTTTCAGCCCCGGCGAAGCCAAGAACACCTACGGCACGGGCTGCTTCATGCTGCTCAACACCGGAACAGAGATTATCCCCTCCAAAAGCGGCCTGCTGACCACACTCGGCTATCAATTTGGCGACCAACCGGCAGTCTACGCGCTGGAAGGTTCGATTGCCATCACCGGTGCGCTGGTGCAATGGCTGCGCGATAACCTGGGCATTATTCAATCTGCCGCCGAAGTGGAAACCCTGGCAAAAAGCGTTGACGATAGCGGCGGCATCTATTTTGTGCCCGCATTCTCGGGTTTGTTTGCCCCCTACTGGCGCTCGGACGCACGCGGTGCCATCGTCGGCATGACGCGTTACGTCAACAAGGGGCATATCGCCCGCGCCACCCTCGAAGCCAGCGCTTATCAGACCCGCGAAGTGCTCGATGCCATGCAGCAAGATTCTGGCGTTGAATTGAAAGCTCTCAAAGTGGATGGCGGTATGGTCGCCAACGAACTGCTGATGCAATTCCAGGCCGACATTCTCGGCGTGCCAGTGGTGCGCCCCGTCGTCGCCGAGACCACAGCCCTGGGCGCGGCCTACGCCGCCGGGCTGGCCATCGGTTTTTGGAAAACGCCCGAAGACTTGCGCGCCAACTGGCAAATTGCCAAAACCTGGCAGCCAAAGATGGCTGCAGGTACACGCGCCGAATTGTATACCGGATGGAAAAAGGCTGTCACGCGGACGTTTAACTGGGTGGAATAACCAAATACGGGGAACAGGCAAAAGCCGGTTATCCGTCTCCCACCCTCTATCCATCCACCCCATCTTCCCTATAATGATTCCCTCTGCTCACCAAATTCATACGGGCGGCACGCGCCACAATCAGTGCCGCCTGAGCGCTGTTGCGCAAACCGATCAGACCATCCGTCAGGCGCGATTTGCGGTAAAAATCTTCGATCGCCAGCCATAGATGCCGCAACTCACGCAAAGCGCGGCTTAAGCGATAATCACTGCGCACCAACCCCACATAGTGCCACATCAGGTTGCGGATGGTCTGCATATCGCCCTGGATCAGCGTGGGGTCAGTTTCATAGACTAGATTAGCAGTATCCCAGGGCGGAACATCGCGTTCAGCAACCCTATCGGGCGCAGGCAAATCCTGAATATGCCTGGCGGCGCGTGCTCCCCATACCAGCCCCTCCAACAGCGAAGTGCTTGCCAGCCGATTGGCTCCGTGTACGCCAGTGCAAGAAACCTCGCCCACAGCATACAGCCCAGGGATTGAAGTTTGCCCCCAGGTATCCACCAACACACCCCCGCAGAAATAATGCGCCGCCGGAACGACTGGAATAGGCCGCTCGGTGATGTCGATTTCCATCGTAAGGCAACGGGCATAAATCTGCGGGAAACGGGCTTTGATAGCCTCAGCATTCATGTGCGAGGCAATATCCAGCAGCATATAGTGATAATCGTTTTCGAGCATCTCCCAATAGATGGCGCGCGCCACGACATCGCGCGGGGCCAGGTCTTTCCATTGGGGGTCGTAGCGCTCCATAAATGGCTCTCCACTTGGAGTGAGCAAGATGCCCCCTTCCCCGCGCACAGCTTCACTAATCAGGAATTTTGTCGCTCCGGGCATGTGGAGAACTGTCGGGTGGAATTGGATATATTCCGCATTGATCACGCGCGCGCCCGCACGGTAGGCCATCGCCAGGCCATCGCCGCGCGCTCCGGGTGGGTTGCTGGTATTCAAGAAGATTTGCCCCAACCCGCCGGTTGCTAAAATCGTCTGCTGCGCCACGATCGGCCTGACCTGGCGCGAATCCTGATCGAAAACATAGGCGCCATGACACATAGGAGCCTGATAAACAGCCAGTGGATCACGCGCATGATGTGGAAAAGTCAACAAGTCCACGGCGGTTTCCCCGGTGAGCATCTGCACATTTGGGTGCTCGGAAAGCGTTGCCAGCAGGGCGCGCATAATGGCTTTGCCAGTTAAATCGCCAACGTGTAAAATGCGCCGCTCGGAATGCGCGGCTTCCAGGCCAAAAAGCAGTTCCCCATTCTTGCCGCGATCAAAGGGCACTTGAGCCTGCGCAATGAGCACAGCGCGCAGCAAATCGGGGCCTTCTTCGGCAAGCACCTGCACGGCGGGAGGATAACTAATGCCATCTCCAGCACGCAATACATCTTCGATTAAGGATTCAGGGGTATCCCCCAGGCCGCGCCCAACGATCCCCCCTTGCGCATATTGCGAATTCGAGTCGATCGCATCGTTGGCACGAGTAATAATGGTAATTTGACGCTGGCGATCTGCCGCTAATCGCAGCGCGGCGGTGGCTCCGGCGATCCCGCTGCCGATGATGAGGGTGTCGGTTTGGATGGGGGCGTCCGTCGTCGGTCGTCGGCCGGTCCTGAGCATGGGCGAAGGGTCATCGGTCATAATCGTCAGCCTATCGCGATCATGCGTTCAACGGCTTTGGCCGCTCGCAGGCGAATATCTTCGGAAACTTCGATGACATATTGGTCTTTTTGCAATGCTGCGAGCGTATCTTCCAGGGTGATCTCATTCATGTGCGGGCAGCGCACGCGGCACAAGCGCAGCATCTCTTTTTCGGGGTTGGCGGCGGCAATATTGTCGCCCATGGCGCATTCTGTCAGCAGTAGATAATTCGGGGCGTTGGTTTGCTCAATATAGTGAATCATGGCGGTGGTACTCGCCGAATAATCCGAGGCGTCCACCACCTCAGGGCTGCACTCCGGATGTGCCAGGATAACCACCTCGGGGTATTGGGCGCGAATATCTTCAATATCTTTGACCGTAAATTGCTCATGCACTTCACAGCGTCCGTGCCAGCCAATCATCTGATAATCCAGGTTGGGGTCTGCGCCTGTTTTTAGCTTTGATGGAAAAATGATATGCTTACCGGTCTCTTTGGCGACATTGCCTGCCAGGTATTCATCGGGCAAAAAGATGACGGTTTCGCTCTCCAACGATTCGACCACAGCTTTGGCATTGCCCGATGTGCAACAAATATCGCTCTCAGCCTTGACATCGGCATAGGTGTTGACGTAGGTGACTACTGGCACGCCGGGGAATTGAACACGGAGCTGGCGGACGTCCTCGGCGGTGATACTGGAGGCCAGAGAACAGCCTGCCTTTTTAGCGGGTAACAGCACTGTCTTCTCCGGGTTGAGAATCTTGGCCGTCTCGGCCATGAAGCGCACGCCGCAGAAAACGATAATGTCTTTGTCGGTCTGGGCGGCAATACGGCTCAATCCCAGCGAATCGCCCACAAAATCGGGGATGGAATGAAACAGAGCCGGTTCCATATAATTGTGCCCAAGTATGACAGCATTTTTCTCGACCTTTAGTTTATTAATCTCGTAAGCAATTTCGGCCTTGATATGTATTTCGGGTTCAGGGACAACATGCTTGAGTTTAGCTTGCATTTCTTGCAAAAAGGTTTCGTAGGGCATTTTTGGCTCCAGTAAGGTGTTTGACGGCGGACAACGCGGACGGCAGACCGCGGTCGGCGGTCATCGGTCTGCCGTCATCCAATTCGCATACTGACATCCAGCGCCGGGGCGGAGTGCGTCAACGCGCCAACGGAGATGAAGTCTACCCCAGTTTCGGCAATTGCGCGCACGGTTTCGAGAGATACATTGCCGGAGGCCTCCAGCGGCACACGGCCGGCAGCCATCGTTACAGCCTGACGCATTGTTTCGAGAGGCATATTATCGAGCATGATGCGGTCGGGGGTTAGTTTCAGACTTTCGTCGAGTTCAGCCAGATTCTTAACTTCAACTTCGATGGGGTATTGATCGCCAAATCTCGCGCGCGTGCGCGCGATCGCAGCGGTGATGCTCCCCGCGCCGTCGATGTGATTATCTTTGATGAGTACCATATCGTACAAACCCATGCGATGATTTTGCCCGCCGCCCATGCACACGGCATATTTATCGAACAGGCGCAAGCCGGGCGCGGTTTTACGCGTATCCAGGATCACAGCATTGCTTCCAACGACTCGATCCACATATTGCCGCGTCAGTGTGGCGATCCCCGACATACGCCCCAAATAGTTGAGGGCAGCACGCTCGGCGGTCAGCAACGCGGCCCCGGGACCACTTACTTCGGCAAGGAGCGTACCCGCGACGACCCGGTCGCCATCGGCGCAATGGCTGGCAAATTCTATCTTAGGTTCAACCAAAGCAAAAATGGCTGTTGCAACATCGAGCCCAGCGACCACCCCCTGAGCCTTGGCGCGGATCTCCCCACTGAGGGATGCATCCAACTTTAAAGTTGCCACGCTGGTCACATCGCCTTGCACAAATTCCGGGAAAATAGTGTTAAAATCTACTATCGTTGTCAGGTCTTCCAACAAGCACATTTGCAGGCTCTGCATCGCCAATGGATGTTGCAATGCAGCGGGCAATAACGCTTCGACAGCTTTTAAGCGACCCTTTCGATTCAGGTTTTCCATAAAGACTCCTGTTAAGCCTATCATCGGTTTTGCGAGAAAGGCTATATGCTGCCATTATATCAATTTGCTAGAAAATACCGATTAAATTATACTAATGGAGTTGATGTCATAATCTCCAGGTTTTATCGTAATCCATAAAAGTTAATTTTCAAGCACTCTATCGATTTATTTAATCGACCTAATGTCAAACTGGCACCAATTCTCATTTACAATTACGCTATTATTTGCCGCGAGCTTATCGATTGTGATTAGCTACTATGCCTGGTATCGCCGCAATGTTCCAGGGGCGCGGTACCTGGCCATGCTCATGCTGGCAATTGCCTTCTGGTCGCTGGCCTATGCGTTTGAGATCTCAGCGCTGGGGGGAGAAGATACCGTTTTCTGGGGCGCAATTTCATATATCGGTATACATAGTGTACCCCCAACCTTTTTAATGCTCTCGCTGGTGTATAGCCAACGCACCCATTGGCTTACTCGCCGGAATATGATTCTATTGTGGATCATCCCCGTCGCTACGATCCTGGCCGCTCTCACAAATGAATACCACCATTTAATTTGGACGGGTTTCAGTACCAGCGATTTGGAACCTTTTCTGGTGGTATACCATTATGGGCCGGGGTTTGCCATTGGCACGGGCTATGCCTATAGCTTGTTCGTGTTATCGGTTATCAATTTGTTATGGGCTGCGATTATTATGCCAAAGGGGTATCGGCGGCGCATTATCGCAATTTTGCTGGCTTCGTTCATTCCCTGGGTGGTTAATGTTGCCTATATTTTTAAAATTGATCCCTTCCCGGGCCGCGATATCACCCCAATCACTTTCCTCCTGACCGGCCTCATCATCAGTTGGAGTATCTTGCGGCATAAATTACTGGATCTAACGCCAATTGTACGCAGCAAACTCGTCGATGCGATCAGTGATGCGGTCATCGTTGTCGACCATCAATATATCATCAGCGATCTCAACCAGATCGCTCAATCGATTATTCAGATTAAATCTTCTATGGCGATCGGCCAGTCCGCTGAAAAAATTCTGGCATATTGGCCGAGTCTTCAGTCACGCTTCCGCTCAAGCGAGGATATTCCCACGGAAGTTAAACACATCACTGACGTGCGCGGCCGTTGGTATGAACAACGCGTGTATCCTCTACGCGAAGATCGCGAGACCACGCAGGGTTGGCTGATTCTTCTGCGTGATATTTCGGAAGAGCGCGAATTAGAGGCCGCACTGCGCGCCAGCGAAGAATTGTATCGCAATGTTACCGAGCAAGCCAATGATGGCATTGCCATCTTGCAAGATAATGCGATTAAATACTGTAATCCACAATTGGCCGATATGCTGGGTGTTCATCCCGAAGAAGTTGCAGGGAGGCCATTTATCGAATTCTTTCCACCTGATCAAGTGGAAATGGTAAAAGACAGACATATCCAGCGACTCCGGGGGGAGAAAGTTCCTTCAAAATATGAAACTGCCTTGCTTCACCAATCAGGGCGACGCGTCCCCGTCGAGGCCAATGTGAGCGTGATGGAGCTGGATGGCAAACCGGCTGTTTTGACCATCGCGCGTGACATCAGTGAGCGCCTCAAAGCCGAGAGCGAAATCAGCCGCCTGGCCGCTGTGGTCACTCAGGCAGGGGAAACCGTGATGATCACAGACCTCAATGGAGCGATTGAGTATGCCAATCCTCAATTTGAATTAACAACCGGGTATACGATTGATGAAGTATTGGGGAAAAATCCCCGGATGCTAAAAAGCGGCCTCCGGGATGATGTTTTCTATGCAAACCTCTGGAATACGATTAGCCGTGGGAAAACCTGGAAGGGGAATTTCATCAATAAACGTAAAGGCGGCAGCCTTTATCACGAAGCCGCGGTGATTTTCCCGATTAAAGATCGGGAGGGAACCATCACCCATTATGCAGCCGTCAAGCGCGATATTACAGAAGAAGTACAGGCAAAAGACGAACTGGAAGCCTATGCCCGTCAACAGCGGTTGCTCAACGAAATCACTCGTTCGGGCATTGAGGCCGCCAATCTGGAAGAAACCATTCACGCACTTTCATCCAGGCTCATACAATTATTAAATGCCGATTACTGTTCAATTTTGGTGTGGGAACGCCATCAGGAAAAATCAACCTTCATTGCCCGCGCCAAGTCCGGGACACAGACTTTGCAACTGGATAGTGTTGAAAATAAACTCTCTGAAATCACGCTAACAAACAATCAGCCTCTCATTATCGAAAACCTGGAAAATACACCCCATTTCACCAAAGATGAAACTCAGGATACCCTGCTTCAATCCCTGATTGCGCTCCCGCTCGTCTACAATGAAGAAAAATTCGGCATGGTGACGCTTGC encodes:
- a CDS encoding PQQ-like beta-propeller repeat protein: MKNKTIILLALLTLIINGTGCTTQTPEVHLKVESLHEIWHFDAQQRILQPPVSIHEIVTLITAGQTLITLDAISGEEKWRLDTPAQLWSGSLTTTLDAVTLAGQDGRVFALSQKRGIPEWEIGIGGEAQTAPLLDRYILFVSATPFENSAQNAIVYALNAATGAGLWEFESRSASLTRAARGGDWLYVGSSTPGDATLYALSAAEGTQQWANQTLEGKLLFITANAESVVVHNSENQLTALDAATGEIQWQAQPAEPLIWMHIEDDLLLLAAENQLMGWRIDDGSPQWQADLDYPLITPPILDDARLLILMENGELRAYAVSTGELESSFQSKIAAPTGMTINGNRIFIVNQQGQIFAFDSNE
- a CDS encoding PAS domain S-box protein; protein product: MSNWHQFSFTITLLFAASLSIVISYYAWYRRNVPGARYLAMLMLAIAFWSLAYAFEISALGGEDTVFWGAISYIGIHSVPPTFLMLSLVYSQRTHWLTRRNMILLWIIPVATILAALTNEYHHLIWTGFSTSDLEPFLVVYHYGPGFAIGTGYAYSLFVLSVINLLWAAIIMPKGYRRRIIAILLASFIPWVVNVAYIFKIDPFPGRDITPITFLLTGLIISWSILRHKLLDLTPIVRSKLVDAISDAVIVVDHQYIISDLNQIAQSIIQIKSSMAIGQSAEKILAYWPSLQSRFRSSEDIPTEVKHITDVRGRWYEQRVYPLREDRETTQGWLILLRDISEERELEAALRASEELYRNVTEQANDGIAILQDNAIKYCNPQLADMLGVHPEEVAGRPFIEFFPPDQVEMVKDRHIQRLRGEKVPSKYETALLHQSGRRVPVEANVSVMELDGKPAVLTIARDISERLKAESEISRLAAVVTQAGETVMITDLNGAIEYANPQFELTTGYTIDEVLGKNPRMLKSGLRDDVFYANLWNTISRGKTWKGNFINKRKGGSLYHEAAVIFPIKDREGTITHYAAVKRDITEEVQAKDELEAYARQQRLLNEITRSGIEAANLEETIHALSSRLIQLLNADYCSILVWERHQEKSTFIARAKSGTQTLQLDSVENKLSEITLTNNQPLIIENLENTPHFTKDETQDTLLQSLIALPLVYNEEKFGMVTLAFFHSRQFTLEETLSVEQAINQIALVIRNTQLLETTHQRATEAETLRQAGIAVASTLRLDEAIERILLQFSRVVPYDSASVQLLKNNELEIVGQHGFENPDAVIGMRFPVHEDNPNSITVDGRKTYIIKDAPQVYDQFRKKPHNHIRGWMGVPLIVQDRLIGMLALDSKHPGKFNNEHARLATAFATQVAIALENARLYEETHRLAIYDGLTNLYSRRYFMNLAQQEYQRACRYQHHLSIIMLDLDHFKDVNDTYGHLAGDQVLRDVAQICQASLRETDIIGRYGGEEFVILLPETPGIRLGEEKTAEILDSTAKYVAERLRQGVADLITSSPRGDIRVTISQGIVELTSTDETIDTLLDRADTALYIAKQRGRNQYVVWNE
- the nadB gene encoding L-aspartate oxidase, with the protein product MLRTGRRPTTDAPIQTDTLIIGSGIAGATAALRLAADRQRQITIITRANDAIDSNSQYAQGGIVGRGLGDTPESLIEDVLRAGDGISYPPAVQVLAEEGPDLLRAVLIAQAQVPFDRGKNGELLFGLEAAHSERRILHVGDLTGKAIMRALLATLSEHPNVQMLTGETAVDLLTFPHHARDPLAVYQAPMCHGAYVFDQDSRQVRPIVAQQTILATGGLGQIFLNTSNPPGARGDGLAMAYRAGARVINAEYIQFHPTVLHMPGATKFLISEAVRGEGGILLTPSGEPFMERYDPQWKDLAPRDVVARAIYWEMLENDYHYMLLDIASHMNAEAIKARFPQIYARCLTMEIDITERPIPVVPAAHYFCGGVLVDTWGQTSIPGLYAVGEVSCTGVHGANRLASTSLLEGLVWGARAARHIQDLPAPDRVAERDVPPWDTANLVYETDPTLIQGDMQTIRNLMWHYVGLVRSDYRLSRALRELRHLWLAIEDFYRKSRLTDGLIGLRNSAQAALIVARAARMNLVSRGNHYREDGVDG
- the nadA gene encoding quinolinate synthase NadA yields the protein MPYETFLQEMQAKLKHVVPEPEIHIKAEIAYEINKLKVEKNAVILGHNYMEPALFHSIPDFVGDSLGLSRIAAQTDKDIIVFCGVRFMAETAKILNPEKTVLLPAKKAGCSLASSITAEDVRQLRVQFPGVPVVTYVNTYADVKAESDICCTSGNAKAVVESLESETVIFLPDEYLAGNVAKETGKHIIFPSKLKTGADPNLDYQMIGWHGRCEVHEQFTVKDIEDIRAQYPEVVILAHPECSPEVVDASDYSASTTAMIHYIEQTNAPNYLLLTECAMGDNIAAANPEKEMLRLCRVRCPHMNEITLEDTLAALQKDQYVIEVSEDIRLRAAKAVERMIAIG
- the nadC gene encoding carboxylating nicotinate-nucleotide diphosphorylase; its protein translation is MQSLQMCLLEDLTTIVDFNTIFPEFVQGDVTSVATLKLDASLSGEIRAKAQGVVAGLDVATAIFALVEPKIEFASHCADGDRVVAGTLLAEVSGPGAALLTAERAALNYLGRMSGIATLTRQYVDRVVGSNAVILDTRKTAPGLRLFDKYAVCMGGGQNHRMGLYDMVLIKDNHIDGAGSITAAIARTRARFGDQYPIEVEVKNLAELDESLKLTPDRIMLDNMPLETMRQAVTMAAGRVPLEASGNVSLETVRAIAETGVDFISVGALTHSAPALDVSMRIG
- the glpK gene encoding glycerol kinase GlpK, whose protein sequence is MSKYIAAIDQGTTSTRCMLFNRRGEVVSVAQKEHKQIYPQPGWVEHDPLEIWQRTQEVVTEAVSGQPSAVSAVGITNQRETTLVWNRHTGQPYYNAIVWQDTRTKEICDQLAQDGGQDRFRAQTGLPLATYFSGPKIKWLLDNVDGLRAAAEAGEAIFGNMDSWLIWNLTGAHVTDVTNASRTLLMNLETLDWDDEILQILDIPKAMLPKIVPSSDPETWGATAPDGPFGASIPVCGDLGDQQAALVGQTCFSPGEAKNTYGTGCFMLLNTGTEIIPSKSGLLTTLGYQFGDQPAVYALEGSIAITGALVQWLRDNLGIIQSAAEVETLAKSVDDSGGIYFVPAFSGLFAPYWRSDARGAIVGMTRYVNKGHIARATLEASAYQTREVLDAMQQDSGVELKALKVDGGMVANELLMQFQADILGVPVVRPVVAETTALGAAYAAGLAIGFWKTPEDLRANWQIAKTWQPKMAAGTRAELYTGWKKAVTRTFNWVE
- a CDS encoding M20/M25/M40 family metallo-hydrolase, with the protein product MHTELTTYLDEQLPNFLDILRRMVAINSYTGNPEGVNRLADFTAEIFAPLGFQARRVQAENPDYGKHLILTRPGSSKKKIGMISHLDTVFPPDEEIANDFCWHESRDRLYGPGTNDIKGGTVMMLMVLEALQKFAPNEFDTITWVLLFNAAEERLSPDFGGLCQKELPSDTLAALVFEAGVRTKTGFQLVTARKGRATYKVDVEGKASHAGSSHPEGANAIVQMAHTVQQIAALTDYAQDLTFNVGAISGGTVVNRVPHQAQATVEMRAFSKEVFNTGVQNILGLQHQTQVSNHNGSYHCSVAIQLSEQSAPWPQNAGTEMLLAVWQAAGDDLGIPVEREARGGLSDGNAIWHAMPTIDGLGPYGANAHCSERSPDGSKDQEFANKSSFVPKALLNSIAILKLIQAENSSK